The following proteins are encoded in a genomic region of Polycladomyces zharkentensis:
- the hutH gene encoding histidine ammonia-lyase produces MTNPIVTPVRPHPKEIKQVTLGSGDITIQDLVAVARYGAKVSFSQAYCDRVNQSRGLIEKFLEENRLIYGVTTGFGSNVTKVISPEDAQTLQRNIIYSHAVSVGEPLEHEIVRATQFMILLALGQGFSGVRLEVLKAIASLLNHHIVPFAPGDGSVGYLSPEAHMALVLMGEGSAWYQGQLLSGGDALAKAGLQPINLSCKEGLALITGTTSVTAIAALALYNATQAVKTADIAGAMSLEALKGTVKAFDSRLNALKKHSEQVQTAETILRILSGSEIAETYKDYRLQDALSLRCIPQVHGAVKKALKDAEENIVNEMNSVSDNPIVYPLDDDGIALMGGNFDGTYVGMSADAMCVAMANLAKMSERRIDRLVNYHVSELPDFLVVNPGLNNGYMIPQYTAAGLLAEIQALSHPATINNIPTCAIQEDVVSFAYNAARKAYQISMKVEHILAIELMTAAQALDFHHPLKPSPATGEVYRMIRKQVPMLTEDRLLYPDMCNIHQLIHEGEVVKVVEEVIGHMIL; encoded by the coding sequence ATGACGAATCCTATAGTGACACCCGTTCGCCCTCATCCAAAGGAGATTAAACAAGTTACACTTGGCAGTGGCGATATTACGATTCAAGATCTTGTGGCCGTTGCCCGATATGGGGCAAAAGTGTCATTTTCACAAGCATATTGTGATCGTGTAAACCAATCCCGAGGGTTAATTGAAAAGTTTCTTGAAGAAAACCGTTTGATTTATGGGGTTACAACCGGATTTGGCAGTAATGTAACCAAAGTGATATCCCCGGAAGATGCACAAACACTACAACGGAACATCATCTACTCACACGCGGTTTCCGTCGGAGAACCACTCGAACATGAGATTGTCCGGGCTACGCAATTTATGATTCTGTTAGCACTTGGTCAAGGTTTCTCAGGGGTTCGACTTGAAGTGTTGAAGGCAATTGCTTCACTGCTCAATCATCACATCGTCCCGTTTGCGCCTGGAGATGGATCCGTTGGTTATCTTTCACCGGAAGCACACATGGCGTTGGTTCTCATGGGAGAGGGAAGTGCTTGGTATCAAGGTCAGTTGTTGTCAGGTGGCGATGCCCTTGCAAAAGCAGGACTGCAACCGATTAATCTGAGTTGTAAAGAAGGATTGGCGCTCATAACCGGGACCACATCCGTCACGGCCATCGCGGCGCTCGCACTTTACAATGCAACTCAAGCTGTAAAAACAGCGGACATTGCCGGAGCGATGTCACTTGAAGCGTTAAAAGGGACCGTCAAGGCGTTTGATAGTCGGCTAAATGCACTCAAGAAACACTCTGAGCAGGTACAGACTGCAGAAACGATTTTGCGCATTCTAAGTGGAAGTGAAATCGCAGAAACATACAAGGATTATCGACTTCAGGATGCCCTTAGTTTGCGGTGCATTCCACAAGTTCACGGCGCCGTCAAAAAGGCCTTGAAAGACGCAGAGGAAAATATCGTAAACGAAATGAATTCCGTGAGCGACAATCCCATTGTGTACCCCTTGGATGACGATGGCATTGCCCTCATGGGTGGGAATTTTGATGGAACCTATGTAGGTATGTCTGCGGATGCCATGTGCGTTGCGATGGCAAATCTGGCAAAAATGTCTGAGCGAAGAATTGATCGGTTGGTCAATTACCACGTCAGTGAACTACCGGATTTTCTAGTCGTCAATCCAGGGCTGAACAATGGGTACATGATTCCTCAGTACACTGCGGCTGGGTTGCTTGCGGAAATTCAAGCACTCTCCCATCCGGCAACGATAAACAATATTCCCACGTGTGCAATTCAAGAAGATGTTGTAAGTTTTGCCTACAATGCAGCGCGAAAAGCTTATCAAATCTCCATGAAAGTTGAACATATTCTTGCCATTGAACTGATGACGGCGGCTCAAGCACTGGATTTCCATCATCCCCTCAAACCTTCACCAGCAACAGGGGAAGTATATCGCATGATTCGCAAGCAAGTTCCAATGCTTACGGAAGACAGGTTGTTATACCCCGACATGTGCAACATTCACCAGCTCATTCACGAAGGTGAAGTCGTCAAGGTCGTGGAAGAAGTCATTGGACACATGATATTGTAA
- a CDS encoding MFS transporter, which produces MTVQRIQIDDAPLNKFHLRITALTFGSNFCDGYALGMIGMALSLLGDQMNLSPVWQGLLGSSALIGLFFGSLLLGWLSDRIGRQKIYVTNFVIITIASVLQFFVNDPVTLFILRILIGLALGGDYAVGSTLLAEFAPKKYRGSLLSALNVLWTLGYTFATLVGYYLEKIGPDSWRWMLATGAIPAVIVLLLRIGTPESPRWLISMGREQEARQIVKKYIGSNIEIDDMIAESKQASFGFKDLFTKQIRLRTIFGSLFYVCIVLPYFAIYTYLPTILKQLGYAENFLVDTLLNIFLLVGSIAGVWFTEKMTRRGFIIYSFAVLTITLFLVIVLPTSMQTFQFIAFTIFTFVMSAVSNLTLVYPAELFPTEVRASGVGVVTAISRVGSAVGTFFLPLMSLTSSMIGMTLVLLVGTIISIAWAPETGRLTLNEASNPLHRKDSAIREVASNIPK; this is translated from the coding sequence ATGACTGTACAAAGAATCCAGATTGATGATGCTCCATTAAACAAATTCCATTTGCGAATTACTGCCCTTACGTTCGGATCGAACTTCTGTGACGGATACGCGCTTGGAATGATCGGTATGGCGCTGAGCCTCTTAGGGGACCAAATGAATCTTAGCCCCGTTTGGCAAGGGTTGCTCGGAAGTTCAGCGTTAATAGGCTTATTTTTCGGAAGTTTACTATTAGGTTGGTTATCTGATCGAATTGGTAGACAGAAGATTTACGTTACAAACTTTGTAATCATAACGATTGCTTCCGTCTTGCAGTTTTTTGTGAACGACCCAGTTACTCTATTTATTTTACGTATCCTTATTGGTCTTGCTTTAGGAGGAGACTACGCAGTAGGTTCGACATTGCTCGCCGAGTTTGCTCCAAAGAAATATCGTGGTTCTCTACTCTCTGCTTTGAATGTTCTGTGGACGCTTGGGTACACGTTTGCAACACTGGTTGGATACTACCTGGAGAAAATCGGCCCGGATTCATGGCGTTGGATGTTGGCAACGGGTGCAATTCCAGCGGTCATTGTTTTACTGCTGCGAATTGGTACACCGGAGTCACCAAGATGGCTGATTAGCATGGGACGTGAACAAGAGGCACGTCAAATTGTGAAGAAGTACATTGGTTCAAACATCGAGATTGACGATATGATTGCAGAATCTAAGCAAGCTTCCTTTGGGTTTAAAGATCTCTTTACAAAACAGATTCGGCTGCGCACCATTTTTGGCAGTCTGTTTTACGTCTGTATCGTGCTTCCGTACTTTGCAATCTATACTTACTTACCAACTATTTTGAAGCAGTTGGGATATGCGGAAAACTTCCTCGTTGATACGTTATTGAACATCTTCTTACTTGTTGGTTCGATTGCAGGAGTATGGTTTACCGAGAAGATGACGCGCAGAGGGTTTATTATCTACTCGTTTGCTGTACTCACCATCACGTTGTTCCTTGTGATCGTGTTGCCTACGAGTATGCAGACCTTTCAGTTTATCGCGTTTACCATCTTTACGTTTGTCATGTCGGCAGTTTCTAATTTGACGCTGGTTTATCCAGCTGAATTGTTCCCGACAGAAGTTCGTGCATCCGGTGTTGGTGTAGTCACAGCCATCAGCCGTGTGGGTTCAGCAGTTGGAACCTTCTTCCTACCACTGATGAGTTTAACATCTTCTATGATTGGGATGACCCTGGTTCTATTAGTGGGGACCATCATTTCGATTGCTTGGGCGCCAGAGACGGGACGTCTTACCTTAAACGAAGCGAGCAATCCGCTTCATCGAAAGGATAGCGCTATCAGAGAAGTAGCGAGTAACATACCGAAGTAA
- a CDS encoding SDR family oxidoreductase codes for MGERNQPKKVLQPPQHQSRQPGIEAEMVPQPKAEDPVYRGSGKLQGKVALITGGDSGIGRAVAIAYAKEGADVAVVYLDEHVDAEETKRRVEVHGRQCLLISGDIRYPAFCRSAVEETVRQLGRLDILVNNAAEQHPQLDIAQITPEQLERTFQTNVFSCFYFTQAALPHLREGSAIINTTSITAYRGNAILLDYSSTKGAIVSFTRSLSQALIQQGIRVNAVAPGPIWTPLIPSTFTAEQTATFGSNAPMQRAGQPSEVAPCYVFLASDDASYMTGQVLHPNGGEVVNG; via the coding sequence ATGGGTGAACGCAACCAACCCAAAAAAGTGTTGCAACCGCCCCAGCATCAGTCCCGGCAACCCGGAATTGAGGCGGAAATGGTACCACAGCCGAAAGCGGAGGACCCTGTTTATCGTGGGAGTGGCAAATTGCAGGGAAAGGTGGCATTGATTACCGGTGGTGACAGCGGCATCGGCCGGGCGGTGGCGATTGCGTATGCCAAAGAAGGGGCGGATGTGGCGGTTGTGTATTTGGATGAGCATGTTGACGCGGAGGAAACAAAACGAAGGGTGGAGGTACATGGCCGGCAGTGTTTGTTGATTTCGGGGGATATCCGGTATCCGGCGTTTTGCCGATCCGCCGTGGAAGAGACGGTTCGCCAATTGGGACGGTTGGATATTTTGGTGAACAATGCCGCCGAACAGCATCCGCAGCTTGACATCGCCCAAATCACACCGGAGCAACTGGAGCGGACATTTCAGACCAATGTGTTTTCCTGTTTCTACTTCACCCAAGCGGCGCTGCCCCATTTGCGCGAAGGGAGTGCCATTATCAACACGACGTCGATCACCGCCTATCGCGGGAATGCCATCTTGCTCGATTATTCGTCGACCAAAGGTGCGATTGTATCGTTTACCCGGTCGTTGTCACAGGCATTGATCCAGCAGGGAATACGGGTCAACGCGGTAGCGCCGGGACCGATCTGGACACCGCTGATCCCCTCAACATTTACCGCGGAACAGACGGCCACTTTCGGCTCCAACGCTCCGATGCAGCGGGCGGGACAACCGAGCGAGGTGGCACCGTGCTACGTGTTTCTCGCATCGGACGATGCGTCGTATATGACGGGGCAGGTTTTGCATCCTAACGGCGGGGAAGTGGTTAACGGGTAA
- a CDS encoding group I truncated hemoglobin, giving the protein MSTAQTATLYERLGGEEGIATIVRTFYDRVLNDPLLQPFFRHTDMKRQRRHQTQFLIYATGGAPRYTGATMKKAHEGLGIRHRHFDAVLHHLADALRHHHVEEEVIAEITKRLEPLRAEVVEAE; this is encoded by the coding sequence ATGTCAACCGCTCAAACCGCAACTCTGTATGAGCGATTGGGAGGGGAAGAGGGAATCGCCACGATCGTGCGAACGTTTTACGATCGTGTGCTGAACGATCCGCTGTTGCAACCGTTTTTTCGTCACACGGACATGAAACGCCAACGACGCCACCAAACGCAATTTCTCATCTACGCCACCGGTGGAGCCCCACGATACACGGGTGCCACCATGAAAAAGGCTCATGAAGGACTGGGCATTCGTCATCGGCATTTCGACGCCGTTCTCCATCACTTGGCGGATGCTCTTCGCCACCATCATGTGGAAGAGGAGGTGATCGCGGAGATCACGAAGCGGTTGGAACCGCTCCGTGCGGAAGTGGTGGAGGCGGAGTGA
- a CDS encoding sodium:solute symporter family transporter has translation MSIGYWTTDFLVVQRTFAARDMPSAQITPIFAAFFKMIVPFLVIIPGLIAAVLFPKLGHPGGPSYNLALPLLIQRYYPPGLLGLGLTALLASFMSGMAGNVTAFTDIWTYDIYQAYIKKDASDQHCVTVGRWVVLIGILISIGTAYIAADSPSVMDYS, from the coding sequence TTGTCGATCGGATATTGGACCACGGACTTTCTAGTTGTACAACGAACTTTTGCCGCGCGGGACATGCCGTCTGCACAAATCACGCCGATCTTTGCGGCGTTTTTCAAAATGATCGTCCCGTTCTTAGTGATTATTCCCGGATTGATCGCGGCAGTTCTGTTCCCGAAGTTGGGCCATCCGGGCGGACCGAGCTACAACCTCGCCCTGCCGCTTTTGATTCAACGTTACTACCCGCCGGGATTGTTGGGGCTTGGGCTTACCGCGCTACTCGCCAGTTTCATGAGCGGCATGGCCGGGAATGTAACCGCTTTTACGGACATTTGGACATACGATATCTATCAGGCCTATATCAAGAAAGATGCAAGTGACCAGCATTGTGTGACAGTCGGGCGTTGGGTAGTTTTGATCGGTATTTTGATCAGTATCGGCACCGCTTACATCGCGGCCGACTCTCCAAGTGTGATGGATTACTCATGA